The following coding sequences are from one Pelmatolapia mariae isolate MD_Pm_ZW linkage group LG4, Pm_UMD_F_2, whole genome shotgun sequence window:
- the btr02 gene encoding bloodthirsty-related gene family, member 2: MASTICLLPEKHFLCFLCRDIFTSPVTIPCGHSFCLSCLSKYWTRHQLKYCPHCRRLFTDKPDLSVNHILADVSENYRKSRPQKPPDEETVIDVNQMIQERVQKIERLKYSLGLQKNSYLREVRESQKIFSALVNAMEKSHKAVVAAIEERQREEESRVETLVKEIEQEIEELRKETKEPDPQISGDQSDDLKRPAKPCEMKDWSKVTIETDPCIGVTRRALSDVLEQIKLEVNRLSKAELKRIEKYSVDVNLSAKTAHPFLWVSDDRKQVRHTDKLQEVPENPKRFDRVGNVLAKESFAGGRCYWEVEVGEKIEWTLGVARQSINRKGKFTVCPANGFWTLSLKAGGQYIANTSPVTQLALDQRPKKFGVFLDYNEGRVSFYCADSGVHIQTFTDKFTDRLHPFFSPGRMHGGRNAAPLVICSSFCSI, encoded by the exons ATGGCCTCTACTATCTGCTTGCTCCCTGAGAAGCACTTCTTGTGCTTTCTGTGTAGGGACATCTTCACCAGCCCCGTAACCATACCATGTGGACACAGCTTTTGCTTGTCCTGCCTGTCCAAATACTGGACACGACATCAGTTGAAATACTGCCCTCACTGCAGGAGATTGTTCACAGACAAGCCTGACCTCAGTGTCAACCACATACTGGCAGACGTATCTGAAAACTACAGGAAGTCTCGACCACAGAAACCACCAGATGAGGAAACG GTTATAGATGTTAACCAAATGATTCAGGAAAGGGTGCAGAAGATAGAAAGACTGAAATACTCTCTCGGGCTACAAAAG AACTCTTACCTCAGAGAGGTGCGAGAGAGTCAGAAGATCTTCTCTGCCCTTGTAAATGCTATGGAGAAGAGCCATAAAGCTGTTGTTGCTGCAATTGAGGAGAggcagagagaagaggagagtaGGGTAGAAACACTGGTCAAAGAGATCGAACAGGAGATTGAGGAGCTGAGGAAGGAGACCAAAGAACCGGACCCTCAGATCTCTGGTGATCAGAGTGACGACTTGAAGCGACCTGCCAAG CCCTGTGAGATGAAGGACTGGTCCAAGGTTACCATAGAAACTGATCCTTGTATTGGGGTTACCAGAAGAGCACTGTCAGACGTGTTGGAACAAATAAAGTTAGAAGTCAACAGACTCTCCAAAGCTG AACTTAAGAGAATCGAGAAATACTCAG tggaTGTTAACCTAAGTGCTAAAACAGCCCACCCTTTCCTTTGGGTCTCAGATGACAGAAAGCAGGTGAGGCACACGGATAAGCTTCAGGAAGTACCGGAGAACCCCAAGAGGTTTGACAGAGTAGGAAATGTTCTGGCCAAAGAAAGCTTCGCTGGTGGGAGGTGCTACTGGGAAGTGGAGGTTGGGGAGAAGATAGAATGGACCCTAGGTGTTGCCAGACAGTCCATAAACAGGAAAGGCAAGTTCACAGTGTGCCCTGCAAATGGTTTCTGGACCTTAAGCCTGAAAGCTGGAGGCCAGTACATTGCAAACACCTCTCCTGTCACCCAGCTGGCTCTAGACCAACGACCCAAGAAGTTTGGAGTGTTTCTGGATTACAACGAAGGTCGCGTGTCCTtctactgcgcagactctggaGTCCACATTCAGACCTTCACGGATAAGTTCACAGATCGACTCCATCCATTCTTCAGTCCTGGTCGCATGCATGGAGGAAGAAATGCAGCTCCTCTAGTCATCTGCTCAAGTTTTTGCAGCATCTAA
- the cldnk gene encoding claudin k — translation MATTGMQLLGLILSIVGWVGGLIVCAIPLWRVTAFIGNNIVTAQIIWEGLWMNCIVQSTGEIQCKVYDSLLALPSDMQAARGLTVLSILLCGLALALGVLGVKCTKCIGVNSLKARIARISGSLFAIAGFLYLVPVCWTAHSIIRDFYDPHVAAPHKRELGPALYIGWGASALLLIGGSLLYAGSSPPGIPGSPTFSSGESSPRRAPATQVKGYV, via the coding sequence ATGGCTACCACGGGCATGCAGTTGCTGGGTCTGATCCTTTCCATCGTGGGCTGGGTGGGTGGGTTAATAGTTTGTGCCATCCCCCTGTGGCGGGTCACCGCCTTCATCGGTAACAACATAGTGACAGCTCAGATCATTTGGGAAGGCCTTTGGATGAATTGCATAGTACAGAGCACAGGTGAGATCCAGTGTAAGGTGTACGATAGCTTGCTGGCTCTGCCCAGCGACATGCAGGCTGCCCGCGGCCTCACTGTGTTGTCCATCCTGCTCTGTGGCCTGGCTCTGGCTCTGGGGGTCCTAGGAGTCAAGTGCACTAAATGCATCGGCGTAAACAGCCTTAAAGCCCGCATTGCTCGCATTTCTGGCTCCCTTTTTGCCATCGCGGGGTTCCTTTACCTTGTGCCCGTCTGCTGGACTGCCCACTCCATCATCAGGGATTTCTATGATCCACATGTGGCAGCTCCACACAAGCGTGAGCTCGGCCCTGCCCTTTACATCGGCTGGGGGGCGTCAGCCTTGCTTCTAATTGGGGGGTCACTGCTCTATGCGGGGTCAAGTCCTCCCGGAATCCCAGGTTCTCCCACTTTCAGCAGTGGAGAGAGCAGTCCACGCAGGGCACCTGCCACACAAGTCAAAGGTTATGTCTAA